From the genome of Salvia splendens isolate huo1 chromosome 7, SspV2, whole genome shotgun sequence:
ataaaaaaaattcaaaaataaaacagTAGATTTGAACTAGTTGCAGAGGGCCCGCCCACCACACCCCTCACCCCCGCCGCACCCTCCTTTCTCACTATTAATTCCAAAACTTTTAATCACCATAATCTCCCTAactccactctctctctctccccaaaAACACAATCAACAAAGACAGCGCACCGAGATCAGCTCACCACCCCTCTCAGGCAAGCTCTTCTCCTTCCATTTCACCACTTGATCTGTTTATGCGCTTCGCTCGAGTTTGTTGATTGTCTGTATCTGCTCAATTCTTCTCTGTAATTTGCTGATCGATGCTCTGTGcttatgtgtgtgtgtgcttCGTTGCGGGTGTTGATCGCTTTGATCTCATCATTCTGATCTGCGCTATCTGAAATCTGTGTTAGCAATCGCCGATCGTATCGAATCATCGCGATTCCGATTGCGTTTTTGCTTGATTATACACACATCGATCGTTTTTGCTGATCATTATTATCTAATTAAAGTTTCGATGATGAGGTTTTGTTAACTGTAAATTGTTAATGGAGAGAATATACAGCTGGGCCGTAACATCAAATTGATATAAAAATGGCTTTACATGTACTCGGAAATGATGTGGTGCAATTGGCGAAGATGCCGTTTTGATGAAAAGCGGTCGTCgtttactcatttttcatttttttaaactctGCCCCACAAAAGTTATCTTATTTTCTATTTCTAAATTTATGCAGTGGAGTACTACTATTCTAGTATTAGTTTAATTTTTCACTTGATAAGGAAAGTAATAATTGTCTTGTGATATcaaaatttattgaaatataaattaCAATATCAGTattattgtaataaataattattactactataatgcTCTCAATAATAATCTAGTACTATATTTAAAATaggatttttataattatatattataccCTGTTGttgtatattattattttttttctagttaataatttcattttaaaaaatgataggCTTATTATATCTAATTAACTGAATTGTATTTGACAATTTTAACAATTTTCATATACGAGATAAATAATACtatatcaaaattttcattctcaTAATTCTTAGAaatcatattataatatcatactaatgtctATAATCCTATATAGTATTCTCCAACTATATATATTGGCAAACTAAAATAGCGAGTCTGGATTTGAGTTTGTGGGTGGCCTGAAATAATAATTTGAGATAATGCTCTTAGActtctactattttttttctctttttgttGAAGCTGAATCGCCTACAAAAAATAGATTGAGAGTTGAGACGGTTGATTTAGGAAAGATAAAACTATAGATATTTTTTAGGGGAAAAACTATTGATAATAGCAAAATATATTATTGCAAATTTGCGCCCATTGTTTTGTCAGCAGCCAATTTCGTGTCGTGTGATCGTGTTTATCACCGAAGCCACATGTAAGTTgagatatatatttatttaatatttttcctttttatcttattttatacccacttttatattataaaaacctccaattaaaaaaaatgtttccgGCAAATATTTAGGAAAAATGTCATCATTTGGAAGGTAGGTGCGCTCGAATTTTCATTCATGATTTTGACCCTTGGTTGCTTTTTGTGGGTCATAATCTATGTGGAAAAGTATAGTGACTCGCATTTCTACTTTTTGTAATTCTTTATCGATTAACTCAACTTTAGTCTACGATAATTTTCTTGCCTGTTAAAGATTAAATCTCCCTTGTTTTACATTAATAACTAATAACACATGATGATATATTTtcaatctcttcttcttcaaactATTTTATGCGTGTTTATTTCTATTATTCGACCAACTATATTTTATATCTTAATTGTAGTCGGCAAGAATCGGTTGTATTCTCATAATATATTTTTCATAGATATGTGATTTATATCGTCGGTttcgagaaaaaaaaatgaagcacGAAAGTTTTGGACATCTCTTCTTTTTATATATTGAAAGATGTGATTCATTATCAATTAAATATGGAATAAATAGTGACTTTATGGAAACTCACCAAATCTTATACTCCATAAAAACCCGAAACATATACTCCTATTGTTTATTTTTAGACGCAACAAACAACATGAATCAGTTATATCTTATaaattttcctctttcttttatggtttttactttttatagATTAAGGTCCATTTCATCCAGTCATGGCAGAGGAGGCGCTTACAAGTCAGGAAATCCCAGCTGCGAAGTTGGTCGAGGAAGCTCAAAGCAATGGAGTCCCCATTAAGGTAAAACTGAACGATCATGGCAAATATCGATTATAAGCTTGGATTAATAATTTATGTTTTCCAATTCAACTTCAGATAAATGAAGAGAACACGGAGTGCAAAACAGAGGAAGGGAAAAAAGATGAAGAAACCGCCATGGAAGGAGAATTTGTCAAGGTGGAGAAGGATTCCGAGACAGATTCTGTTGTGGAGAAAAAACCGGAAGCATCTCGTGAGTTGCTTGAAGCTCAAGAGAGAGTCAAAGAGCTTGAAGATGAACTGAAGAGAATCTCCGATGTGGTTAAAGAAGCCGGAGCTGAAAACATGATCCTCAAAGACAAGCTCTTGCAGACGGAAGACTTTCTTCAAGTAAGCAAGAAGAGTCATGAAGAGATTGCACTTAACAACAAGAAACTGGTGGAGGCTGAGGAGAGGCACAAGGAGCAGCTCAAGGCATTGGAGGAGGAACTGAAAGGTCGCGAAGACGAGAAGAAGGAGCTGGCCGATGTGAAGGAGTCGTTTGATCGTGCCAGCCTTGGGCTCGAGGCCTCAAGCAAGAAGATCGAAGAGCTTCAGGAGCAGTTGGAGTTATCGTCTGGAGAAGCTAAAAAGTTTGAGGACTTGCATAATGAGAGTGGTTTGCTTGCTGAGTCGGAGGCGAAGAAGGCCTTGGAGCTCGAGAGGCTGCTTGAGGCAGCAAAAGCTTGTGCAAAAGAGACGGAAGATGAGCTGAAAAACTTGTCTGAGAAGATCAATGAGGGTAAGAAAGTGGAGGAGGAACTCAAGAGATTGAGAGATGAGCTTGCTGCGGTTCAGGGAGAACTGGAGCTTTCAAAATCACAGGTGGAAGATGTGGAGAAGAGGCTAGCTTTGAAAGAGGCTCTCGTTAGCGAAACGACACAAGAACTCGAACTTGCAAAGGCTGCTGAATCTGCAGCCAAGCAACAGATTGCCTCACTTGAGACTTTGCAGGCTGAAAGCGTGGAGAATCTCCAAGTGAAAGTATCCCAGCTTGAGGCTTCACAGTCAGAATTGAAGGAGGTTGTTAAAGCGAAGCTCGAGGTTGAAGAGCTGCTGAAAGGCCAGGAAACGAAGACGGTCGCCTTGCAGGAAGATCTAGAAAAACTGAGCAAAGAGAAACAAGCACTGGAAGATGATGTCTCTGATCTCACTAGCAATTCTGTTCAGTTGAAGGAGCTATGTAACGACCTCGAGGCGAAGCTGCAGCAGTCAGGCGATAATTTTTGCAAAGCGGATGCTCTTCTAGCAGAAGCAGTTGCGAACAGTAAGGAGCTCGAGGCAAAACTAAAAACCATTGAAGAGCTTCACACCGAGTCTGGTCACGCTGTCACAAGTGCTAAACAGAGAAACGTAGAGCTCGAGAGCACGGGGGAGGCCTTGAGGGCCGAAGTTGAAGAAGCAAGATCGAAGCTCAGTGAATCAGAGACCAATCGCATTGCTGCAGAACACAGGACGGTCGAGCTAGAGCAGCTACTAAACTTGGAAGAGTTGAAAAGCCATGACTATCAGAGGGAGTTGAGAGAGAGATCTGAGAAACTAGCTGAACTTGACTCtgagttgaagaaggaagcaGGAGAGAAGCAGCAATTAGGCATCCAGTTGCAAGAATTTCAGGCCAAGATAGCTCAACTGGAGTCTGAATTGAGCACGTCCACTGCTCGTACTTCTGAGCTCGAGTTAGATTTAAAGAATGTTGCGGAAAAATGTGTCGAGCAGGAGGGGCGAGCAAACACAATTGATCAGCGCCGCATTGAACTTGAGAGTTTAATCCAGGCATCTGATTTAAAAGCAGTGGAAGCTGGGAACAAGGTCAGTGAGTTCGAGTTACTTCTCGAAACAGAAAAGTATAGGATCAAGGAGCTCGAGGAGCAAATAGCCTTGCTGGAGAAGAAGTGTGAGGATGTGGAAGCTGAATCCTCGAAAGGCAGTCAAAAGGCGTCTGAACTCGAATCCGAACTTGAGGCAGTCCGGTTGAAAGCATCAACCCTTGAGGAAGCACTTCAAGCATCCACAGAAAAGGAAAAGGAGTTGACTGATTCCATTAACTTAACCACAGAAGAGAACAACAGCTTGAAAGATTCGTCAAGAGCCTTAAACGAAAAGCTATCCGAGGTTGAGAATCTGCTCAGCATGTTGCAGGAAGAACTCAATACCTCACAACAGAAGCTGGAGAGCGTTGAGAAGGATCTAAAAGAAACTGAGTCGAGGGAGGCAGAGGTTATCGAGAAGCTTAAGCTGGCCGAGGAGCAGCTGGAGCAAGCGACTACAAGAACCGCAGAACTTGAGTCGTCTCATGAAACACTATCAAGGGATGCAGACCTGAAAATGCAGGTGGCAGTTGCTAATTTCTCAAGCAGAGATTCGGAGGCGAAAGCCTTGCATGAGAAGGTGCAGGATCTCGAAAATCAAGTGAAAAATTATCAAGTGCAGCTTGCAGAAGCAACGGAGAAATATGAAACCGCAAGTAAAGAGCTTGAACAGATTTTATCGAAGTTGGCTTCTTCTGAAGACATCAATGAAGGCCTGAAAGTGAAGATCCTTGAAGCAGAAGGCAAATCTGAGTCGTACGTCTCAGAGAATGCAGTGTTATCCGAAGAGAATGCGCAGCTTAGTGAGAAGGTTCAAGAACTTGAAGAAAAGCTAAATGTTAATGTTTCTGAGAGGGAAATCTCCTCACAGCAGGTTGCTTCTCACTTGAGCAGCATCACTGAACTGACTGAGCAGCACTCGAGGGTCTCTGAACTTCATTCTGCAGCTGAAGCTCGGTTggaagaagctctacaaaaatGTAGTCTAAGAGAGTCGGAAGCAAAGGAGCTGCACGAGAAGCTTCAGGCTTATGAAGAACAGGTGAAAACTTATGAAGCACAGGGTCAAGAAGCTTCGGCACTTGTGAAAAGCCGCGAACTAGAGCAGGAAAGTATCCTTTTGAAGTTCAAGGATTTGGATAGTGAACTGGAGAGAAGCTCTAGCCAGTTTAAGAAGGAGATCGAAGTGCTAACCGAAGCAAATGCAAAACTCACTCATGATCTGGCTTCCATTCGAGCCGAGCTAGATGATTTACATACAAAATTCTCTGTTGTTTCATCGGAGAAAGATGATACAGTTAAAGAACTAGATGCTGCTAGGAAAGAAATCGAAGAGCTGACTCAACGGCTTACTTCAGAAGGCCAAAAGCTGCAATCACAGGTTTGTTTGTACTAAATGATTGTATATTTATCAAACtgatatttcatttaaaatactTATATGATTGAACATCTCTCTTTTCAGATATCTTCTGTGATGGAAGAGAACAATTTCCTAAATGAGAAATTCCAAACCTCCAGGAAGGATCTTCAAGCAATCATAGTACAACTCGAAGAGCAACTGAAGGAACAGAAATCGAACGAGGCTGCATTGAACGCTAAGGTGGAAGCTCTCAGCTCGGAAGTTCTCCAGAAAGATGAGTTGCAGAATCATCTGAAGGAGATTGAAGAACAGTTGGCGACTGCAGAGGCACGGTTAAATGAAGAGGTGTGATGCATCATACATCACATCATCTCTCAACTTTTGTTTAAATCATTGAATTCTTATCCTTTTCCTTGTTTGATAACAGAACAAGCTGAGTTCCGAAAACAACCTGAAACAAGAAGCTGCTTTGAAAAGTTCGTGTGACGAACTTGAAGCCAAGAAAAAGGAAGTAGAACTCCTGGAGAGACAACTGAAAGATCTTGAGCAGAAGTCTCAGCTTGCTGATGCCAAATCTAAAGAAAAGGTTATATTCTTCATCGCGTTATCTTGCTACGTGCATATTCTGTTTCGTCGTTGTTTACCTCAGAATTCTTTACATTCTTACTAACTATGACTCAATGCAGGATACTGGAGCAGCCTCGGAACACAAGGACGAAACCAGAAAATCGCGGGAAATAGACCTGTCCACGGCCACTCCTTCGAAGAGAAAGAGCAGGAAAAAGTCGGAGGCGGCTTCAGCTCCAGCATTGTCCTCAGATGCACACATT
Proteins encoded in this window:
- the LOC121740975 gene encoding myosin-9-like, with product MAEEALTSQEIPAAKLVEEAQSNGVPIKINEENTECKTEEGKKDEETAMEGEFVKVEKDSETDSVVEKKPEASRELLEAQERVKELEDELKRISDVVKEAGAENMILKDKLLQTEDFLQVSKKSHEEIALNNKKLVEAEERHKEQLKALEEELKGREDEKKELADVKESFDRASLGLEASSKKIEELQEQLELSSGEAKKFEDLHNESGLLAESEAKKALELERLLEAAKACAKETEDELKNLSEKINEGKKVEEELKRLRDELAAVQGELELSKSQVEDVEKRLALKEALVSETTQELELAKAAESAAKQQIASLETLQAESVENLQVKVSQLEASQSELKEVVKAKLEVEELLKGQETKTVALQEDLEKLSKEKQALEDDVSDLTSNSVQLKELCNDLEAKLQQSGDNFCKADALLAEAVANSKELEAKLKTIEELHTESGHAVTSAKQRNVELESTGEALRAEVEEARSKLSESETNRIAAEHRTVELEQLLNLEELKSHDYQRELRERSEKLAELDSELKKEAGEKQQLGIQLQEFQAKIAQLESELSTSTARTSELELDLKNVAEKCVEQEGRANTIDQRRIELESLIQASDLKAVEAGNKVSEFELLLETEKYRIKELEEQIALLEKKCEDVEAESSKGSQKASELESELEAVRLKASTLEEALQASTEKEKELTDSINLTTEENNSLKDSSRALNEKLSEVENLLSMLQEELNTSQQKLESVEKDLKETESREAEVIEKLKLAEEQLEQATTRTAELESSHETLSRDADLKMQVAVANFSSRDSEAKALHEKVQDLENQVKNYQVQLAEATEKYETASKELEQILSKLASSEDINEGLKVKILEAEGKSESYVSENAVLSEENAQLSEKVQELEEKLNVNVSEREISSQQVASHLSSITELTEQHSRVSELHSAAEARLEEALQKCSLRESEAKELHEKLQAYEEQVKTYEAQGQEASALVKSRELEQESILLKFKDLDSELERSSSQFKKEIEVLTEANAKLTHDLASIRAELDDLHTKFSVVSSEKDDTVKELDAARKEIEELTQRLTSEGQKLQSQISSVMEENNFLNEKFQTSRKDLQAIIVQLEEQLKEQKSNEAALNAKVEALSSEVLQKDELQNHLKEIEEQLATAEARLNEENKLSSENNLKQEAALKSSCDELEAKKKEVELLERQLKDLEQKSQLADAKSKEKDTGAASEHKDETRKSREIDLSTATPSKRKSRKKSEAASAPALSSDAHIQTGEASPGLNLKFVLGVALVSIIFGIILGKRY